The Streptomyces spororaveus genome includes a region encoding these proteins:
- the zwf gene encoding glucose-6-phosphate dehydrogenase — MASAPESSPADHVIVLFGATGDLARRKLLPGLFHLAKAGLMPRRYRIVGSAPAAEALSDQEFRAHARQAVTEFGRSRPEGPVWQEFESALSFGSADAQAPEPLVEAVRAAEQAVGGTPRRLFHLAVPPVAFTSMVELLGATGLARDARVIVEKPFGTDLASARALNAAVHAVFDESRVFRIDHFLGKEAVDNILALRFANGLFEPLWNREHISHVQIDVPEQIDIQGRAHFFEGTGTFRDMIVTHLFQLLGFVAMEPPVVLDAQSLRDEQVKVFRSMRPLDPAHVVRGQYTGYRAEPGVDAASDTETFAALRVEIDNWRWAGVPFLLRSGKALAEGRHVVTLGLREPVLGMFPLNARAAVDGRGNEVVIDFADPGSITARFLVKEPGPSMRLAEADLVFGYQSSFTADNSLEGYEHLLLEAMLGDQSFFTRSDGIERLWEISAPLLDAPPPVEPYAPGSWGPDSIDALVAPHRWHLPDRH, encoded by the coding sequence ATGGCCTCAGCCCCCGAGTCGAGCCCGGCCGACCACGTCATCGTCCTCTTCGGCGCCACGGGAGACCTGGCCCGGCGCAAGCTGCTGCCGGGCCTGTTCCATCTCGCCAAGGCGGGGCTGATGCCGCGGCGCTACCGCATCGTCGGCTCCGCCCCGGCCGCCGAGGCCCTGAGCGACCAGGAGTTCCGCGCCCACGCGCGACAGGCCGTGACGGAGTTCGGCCGCTCGCGCCCCGAGGGCCCCGTATGGCAGGAGTTCGAATCCGCCCTGTCCTTCGGCTCGGCCGACGCGCAGGCTCCGGAGCCCCTGGTGGAAGCGGTACGCGCGGCCGAGCAGGCCGTCGGTGGCACTCCTCGTCGGCTGTTCCACCTCGCCGTCCCGCCCGTCGCGTTCACCTCGATGGTCGAGCTCCTCGGCGCCACGGGCCTGGCCCGGGACGCCCGCGTCATCGTCGAGAAGCCCTTCGGCACCGACCTCGCTTCCGCCCGCGCACTCAACGCGGCCGTCCACGCCGTGTTCGACGAGTCCCGGGTGTTCCGTATCGACCACTTCCTCGGCAAGGAGGCGGTGGACAACATCCTCGCCCTCCGCTTCGCGAACGGCCTTTTCGAACCCCTTTGGAACCGCGAGCACATCAGCCATGTGCAGATCGACGTGCCCGAGCAGATCGACATCCAGGGCCGTGCGCACTTCTTCGAGGGCACCGGAACCTTCCGCGACATGATCGTCACCCATCTCTTCCAGCTGCTCGGATTCGTCGCCATGGAACCGCCGGTCGTCCTCGACGCGCAGTCGCTCCGGGACGAGCAGGTGAAGGTCTTCCGCAGCATGCGGCCGCTGGATCCCGCGCACGTCGTCCGCGGACAGTACACGGGCTACCGCGCCGAGCCCGGGGTCGATGCCGCCTCGGACACGGAGACCTTCGCCGCCCTGCGCGTCGAGATCGACAACTGGCGCTGGGCCGGGGTCCCCTTCCTCCTGCGCTCGGGCAAGGCCCTGGCCGAGGGCCGGCACGTCGTCACCCTGGGTCTGCGCGAGCCGGTCCTCGGGATGTTCCCGCTGAACGCGCGTGCGGCGGTCGACGGCCGCGGCAACGAAGTCGTCATCGACTTCGCCGATCCCGGCTCCATCACCGCCCGGTTCCTCGTCAAGGAGCCGGGCCCCTCGATGCGGTTGGCCGAGGCCGATCTGGTCTTCGGCTACCAGAGCTCCTTCACCGCCGACAACTCCCTGGAGGGTTACGAGCACCTCCTCCTGGAGGCCATGCTCGGCGACCAGTCCTTCTTCACCCGGTCCGACGGCATCGAACGCCTGTGGGAGATCTCCGCCCCGCTCCTGGACGCACCTCCTCCCGTGGAGCCGTACGCCCCCGGGTCCTGGGGGCCCGACAGCATCGACGCGCTCGTCGCCCCGCACCGCTGGCACCTCCCCGACCGGCACTGA
- a CDS encoding MerR family transcriptional regulator has product MGRVAELAEVSVRTLHHYDDIGLVRPSARTPAGYRAYSAGDVERLREVLAYRRLGFGLREVAELVGDPPTDAVARLRRLRGLLLERRERADAMVAAIDREIAARARGLKVTPEEQLGMLGARLYDAIGGAYPATRRTDPRIAAQIWAALGDARTVLNVGAGTGSYEPSDREVTAVEPSAVMRGQRPAGAAPCVAAAAENLPFEDRSFDVAMAVSTVHHWGDPAAGLREMRRVARRVVVLTFDTDEPGWQDRFWLTRDYLPEFADVLGEFPSLAAMADAIGARTEPVPVPWDCADGLFEAYWRRPGAYLEDHVRRAMSVWTRVGPEAEQRAVRSLGDDLDSGRWAERNGGLAALDAADLGLRLLVA; this is encoded by the coding sequence GTGGGACGCGTGGCCGAGCTGGCCGAGGTGAGCGTCCGCACGCTGCATCACTACGACGACATCGGACTCGTCCGGCCCTCGGCGCGGACCCCGGCCGGCTACCGGGCCTACTCGGCGGGCGACGTGGAGCGGCTCCGGGAGGTGCTGGCCTACCGCCGGCTCGGCTTCGGGCTGCGGGAGGTCGCGGAACTGGTCGGCGATCCGCCCACCGACGCGGTCGCCCGGCTGCGCCGGCTGCGCGGCCTGCTCCTGGAGCGGCGTGAGCGCGCCGACGCCATGGTGGCGGCCATCGACAGGGAAATCGCGGCACGGGCGAGAGGGCTGAAGGTGACACCGGAGGAGCAACTGGGAATGCTCGGCGCCCGGCTGTACGACGCGATCGGCGGCGCCTACCCCGCGACACGGCGTACCGACCCACGGATCGCCGCGCAGATCTGGGCCGCGCTCGGGGACGCGCGGACCGTGCTGAACGTCGGGGCCGGCACCGGCTCCTACGAGCCCTCCGATCGCGAGGTGACCGCGGTGGAGCCGTCGGCGGTCATGCGGGGGCAGCGGCCTGCCGGGGCCGCGCCGTGCGTGGCCGCCGCCGCGGAGAACCTGCCGTTCGAGGACCGGTCCTTCGACGTCGCGATGGCCGTCTCCACCGTTCACCACTGGGGGGACCCGGCAGCAGGGCTGCGCGAGATGCGCCGAGTGGCCCGCCGCGTCGTGGTGCTCACCTTCGACACCGACGAGCCCGGATGGCAGGACCGGTTCTGGCTCACCCGCGACTACCTGCCCGAATTCGCCGACGTCCTCGGGGAGTTTCCCTCCCTTGCCGCGATGGCCGACGCGATCGGAGCCCGCACCGAGCCGGTACCCGTCCCGTGGGACTGCGCCGACGGCCTGTTCGAGGCGTACTGGCGCCGCCCGGGGGCGTACCTGGAGGACCACGTGCGCCGTGCGATGTCGGTGTGGACGAGGGTCGGCCCCGAGGCCGAACAGCGGGCGGTACGGAGCCTCGGCGACGACCTCGACTCGGGCCGGTGGGCCGAGCGCAACGGCGGCCTCGCCGCCCTCGACGCGGCAGACCTCGGCCTGCGCCTTCTCGTCGCCTGA
- a CDS encoding VOC family protein produces MACRISELVVDAADPDRLAAFWSEVLGSVEIGREADVSIEIGPPDAGFGGPQPTLVLSAGGGPRTGKLRLHIDVNPTDRDQDAELARLLALGARPADVGQTGTETWHVLTDPEGNEFCLLRRRLPPL; encoded by the coding sequence ATGGCATGCCGCATCAGTGAGCTGGTCGTCGACGCCGCCGACCCCGACCGCCTCGCCGCTTTCTGGAGCGAGGTCCTCGGCTCCGTCGAAATCGGCCGGGAGGCCGACGTAAGCATCGAGATCGGGCCGCCCGACGCCGGTTTCGGCGGCCCGCAGCCCACCCTCGTCCTCAGTGCCGGCGGCGGCCCGCGGACCGGGAAGCTCCGCCTGCACATCGACGTCAATCCCACCGACCGCGACCAGGACGCCGAGCTGGCGCGGCTCCTGGCCCTCGGCGCCCGGCCCGCCGACGTCGGCCAGACCGGCACCGAGACCTGGCACGTCCTCACCGACCCGGAAGGCAACGAATTCTGCCTCCTGCGCAGAAGGCTCCCGCCCCTCTGA
- a CDS encoding GNAT family N-acetyltransferase: MTDLVIRALDESDAHLFDAHPDPLNARAAHERTTHRPDWKRVALRDGTVVARGAWWGGADDKEPVNVNWFDVAEGEEEAGAELLRSAPWQVELEINLPGDWRDHPDLTAATEARFAAARAAGYELLVERFLYRWTPERGLPERPGRLVFGAEPDDAVFFDALRRIHSATLDAHALKAIAEGGLDQAAQEELDFFHWCPSPREWWQVARTPEGDLAGIHIPAHNPSGPTIGFIGVLPEHRGRGYAYDLLAECTHFLVEHGAEAVTGATDRGNFPMAANFAKAGFPVVRERVNFHPAAAPAA; this comes from the coding sequence ATGACCGATCTGGTCATCCGCGCGCTCGACGAGAGCGACGCCCACCTGTTCGACGCACACCCGGACCCGCTGAACGCCCGCGCCGCCCACGAGCGCACCACACACCGCCCCGACTGGAAGCGGGTGGCCCTGCGCGACGGCACGGTCGTCGCCCGCGGCGCCTGGTGGGGCGGCGCCGACGACAAGGAACCCGTCAACGTTAACTGGTTCGACGTCGCCGAGGGCGAAGAGGAGGCGGGAGCCGAACTCCTGCGCTCCGCACCCTGGCAGGTCGAGCTCGAAATCAACCTCCCCGGCGACTGGCGGGACCACCCCGACCTGACCGCCGCCACCGAGGCGCGCTTCGCCGCCGCCAGGGCGGCCGGCTACGAGCTGCTGGTGGAACGCTTCCTCTACCGCTGGACCCCGGAGCGCGGGCTCCCCGAACGGCCCGGCCGCCTCGTCTTCGGCGCCGAACCCGACGACGCGGTCTTCTTCGACGCCCTGCGCCGCATCCACTCGGCCACCCTGGACGCCCACGCGCTGAAGGCCATAGCGGAGGGCGGACTCGACCAGGCCGCCCAGGAGGAGCTCGACTTCTTCCACTGGTGCCCTTCCCCGAGGGAGTGGTGGCAGGTCGCCCGTACACCTGAGGGCGATCTGGCCGGCATCCACATCCCGGCGCACAACCCCTCCGGGCCGACCATCGGCTTCATCGGCGTCCTGCCGGAACACCGCGGCCGCGGCTACGCGTACGACCTGCTCGCCGAGTGCACCCACTTCCTGGTGGAGCACGGCGCCGAGGCCGTCACCGGAGCCACGGACCGGGGCAACTTCCCCATGGCCGCGAACTTCGCCAAGGCCGGATTCCCCGTGGTGCGCGAGCGCGTCAACTTCCACCCCGCCGCGGCCCCGGCCGCGTAG
- a CDS encoding alpha/beta fold hydrolase gives MLILADDLGHLSYTVTGEGSPVVLVHAGVADHTMWDAVVPALAERHTVIRYDLRGFGESAPPAGPFRETDDLGRLLDHLGHESVRLIGASWGGRVAVDFTLAHPGRVRSLTLLAPPWPGYDWSADMVAYDEAETAALAAGDLDTAVGVNLDMWLRGPGRGWEDVAPGLAEQLRAPVRTSLVNQDTVGEHSLGGAAADIAAIAVPTLVGIGLLDVADFQDIARRYATGIPGATLVEFPAAAHLIALDAPAELGAVLRTFLARS, from the coding sequence ATGCTCATTCTTGCCGACGATCTCGGCCACCTTTCCTACACCGTCACCGGCGAGGGCTCACCCGTCGTGCTCGTGCATGCCGGAGTCGCCGACCACACCATGTGGGACGCGGTCGTGCCCGCCCTCGCGGAGCGGCACACCGTCATCCGGTACGACCTGCGCGGCTTCGGCGAGTCCGCGCCTCCGGCCGGGCCGTTCCGGGAGACCGATGACCTGGGCCGGCTCCTGGACCACCTCGGTCACGAAAGCGTCCGGCTCATCGGCGCGTCCTGGGGCGGCCGGGTGGCCGTCGACTTCACTCTCGCCCACCCCGGCCGGGTGCGGTCCCTGACCCTGCTCGCCCCGCCGTGGCCCGGCTACGACTGGTCGGCGGACATGGTCGCGTACGACGAGGCCGAGACGGCCGCCCTGGCCGCGGGTGACCTGGACACCGCGGTCGGCGTGAACCTGGACATGTGGCTGCGCGGGCCCGGCCGCGGCTGGGAGGACGTGGCCCCGGGGCTGGCCGAGCAACTCCGGGCCCCGGTACGGACGTCGCTGGTGAACCAGGACACCGTCGGGGAGCACTCCCTGGGCGGCGCGGCAGCGGACATCGCCGCGATCGCGGTTCCCACGCTCGTCGGGATCGGCCTGCTCGACGTCGCCGACTTCCAGGACATCGCCCGCCGGTACGCCACCGGGATCCCCGGCGCCACCCTGGTCGAGTTCCCCGCCGCGGCCCACCTCATCGCGCTGGACGCGCCGGCCGAACTCGGCGCGGTCCTGCGGACGTTCCTCGCCCGCTCCTGA
- a CDS encoding SgcJ/EcaC family oxidoreductase, with product MNTEQATTTASLEAIAQVVATVERTQRAKDAEGFLALFHPQALWTTGHGKVLIGFEAIAEFTRTVLPTADWDGEVTYEVVHAQFLRPDVAAVKVRQLYRSPDGDTEGAPLYVMTREPDGRWLLTACQNTPVAADPA from the coding sequence ATGAACACCGAACAAGCAACCACGACCGCCTCCCTCGAAGCGATCGCGCAGGTCGTCGCCACAGTGGAACGTACGCAACGGGCCAAGGACGCCGAGGGGTTCCTGGCGCTCTTCCATCCGCAGGCCCTGTGGACCACCGGCCACGGGAAGGTCCTCATCGGGTTCGAGGCGATAGCGGAGTTCACGCGGACGGTGCTGCCGACGGCCGACTGGGACGGGGAGGTCACCTACGAGGTGGTCCACGCCCAGTTCCTGCGTCCGGATGTCGCGGCGGTGAAGGTACGCCAGCTCTACCGCTCGCCGGACGGCGACACCGAGGGCGCACCGCTCTACGTGATGACGCGCGAGCCGGACGGCCGCTGGCTGCTGACGGCCTGCCAGAACACCCCGGTGGCGGCCGACCCGGCCTGA
- a CDS encoding TetR family transcriptional regulator, which translates to MARDSNATKARLLDAAFTEFATYGIAGARVDRIAETAQANKRLIYVYYGNKEQLFDAVLQRALETGSESVPFDVDDLPGYAGAVFDHLVERPALMRLVLWKQLERPGSTDAESSSYDGKIAAVRRAQEAGRIDAAVPAADVLTLVMGLSQAWFGAVGGPAAGAAGTDWAAERLAEHRAAVVESVRRITAPPPADRT; encoded by the coding sequence ATGGCACGGGATTCCAACGCGACCAAGGCGCGCCTGCTCGACGCGGCCTTCACCGAGTTCGCGACGTACGGCATCGCGGGCGCGCGCGTCGACCGCATCGCCGAGACGGCGCAGGCGAACAAGCGGCTCATCTACGTCTACTACGGCAACAAGGAACAGCTCTTCGACGCCGTGCTCCAGCGCGCCCTCGAGACCGGCTCCGAGTCCGTCCCGTTCGACGTCGACGACCTGCCCGGCTATGCGGGGGCGGTCTTCGACCACCTCGTCGAGCGGCCGGCGCTGATGCGCCTCGTGCTGTGGAAGCAACTGGAGCGCCCGGGGTCCACGGACGCGGAGTCCTCGTCCTACGACGGCAAGATCGCGGCGGTCCGGCGGGCGCAGGAAGCGGGCCGGATCGACGCCGCGGTGCCCGCGGCCGATGTGCTGACCCTGGTCATGGGCCTGTCGCAGGCCTGGTTCGGGGCGGTCGGCGGCCCGGCCGCCGGCGCGGCAGGCACCGACTGGGCCGCCGAGCGGCTCGCCGAGCACCGCGCGGCGGTCGTGGAATCCGTCCGCCGGATCACCGCACCGCCCCCGGCCGACAGGACCTGA
- a CDS encoding aldo/keto reductase, whose amino-acid sequence MEIRALGGQGLKVGAEGLGLMGMSAHYGATDETESLATIDRALELGVTLLDTAEGYGPFRNEQLLGKALSGRREAAVVATKTGVEFTDEGAFVGHNASPEYIRRSADRSLRHLGTDHIDLYYLHRVDPNVPIEESMGALAELVEAGKVRHIGLCEVSPTTIARAHAVHPLAAVQTEYSLFERGIEHDGVLDTLRELGIGLVAYSPLGRGFLSGAITSPDDFAADDFRRTDPRFQGENFDRNLAVVDQVRRLAADKGVTPSQLALAWTLHQGAVPIPGTKRRRYLEENVAATAVTITPADLAAIDAVAPHGVASGDRYAPELMASLNG is encoded by the coding sequence ATGGAGATCCGCGCACTGGGCGGCCAGGGGCTGAAGGTCGGCGCCGAGGGCCTCGGCCTGATGGGCATGAGCGCGCACTACGGCGCCACCGACGAGACCGAGTCCCTCGCCACCATCGACCGAGCCCTGGAGCTGGGCGTCACCCTCCTCGACACCGCCGAGGGCTACGGCCCCTTCCGCAACGAGCAGCTCCTCGGAAAGGCCCTGTCCGGCCGTCGCGAAGCGGCCGTGGTCGCCACGAAGACCGGCGTCGAGTTCACCGACGAAGGCGCCTTCGTCGGCCACAACGCGAGCCCCGAGTACATCCGCCGCTCGGCCGACCGCTCCCTGCGCCACCTGGGCACGGACCACATCGACCTCTACTACCTGCACCGCGTCGACCCGAACGTGCCGATCGAGGAGAGCATGGGCGCCCTGGCCGAGCTGGTCGAGGCCGGCAAGGTCCGCCACATCGGACTGTGCGAGGTCTCCCCCACCACGATCGCCCGCGCCCACGCCGTGCACCCGCTGGCCGCCGTACAGACCGAGTACAGCCTCTTCGAACGCGGTATCGAACACGACGGCGTCCTCGACACCCTCCGTGAACTCGGCATCGGTCTCGTCGCCTACTCCCCCCTCGGCCGCGGCTTCCTCTCCGGGGCCATCACCAGCCCGGACGACTTCGCCGCCGACGACTTCCGCCGCACCGACCCCCGCTTCCAGGGCGAGAACTTCGACCGCAACCTGGCCGTCGTGGACCAGGTGCGCCGGCTCGCCGCCGACAAGGGCGTCACCCCCTCGCAGCTCGCCCTCGCCTGGACCCTCCACCAGGGCGCCGTCCCCATCCCGGGCACGAAGCGACGCCGTTACCTGGAGGAGAACGTCGCCGCCACCGCCGTGACGATCACGCCCGCGGACCTGGCCGCCATCGACGCCGTGGCGCCGCACGGCGTGGCCTCGGGCGACCGCTACGCACCGGAACTGATGGCCTCCCTGAACGGCTGA
- a CDS encoding aminobutyraldehyde dehydrogenase yields MADPVLNHLAGVDRPAASGETMELVDPATGRVRGHAPLSGRADTDAACAAAAAAYAHWSTTTPAVRQRALLGIADAVEEHAEAFVAAETGDTGKPPRQFRAEELPAIVDTLRFFAGAARNLPGLAAAEYTEGRTSVLRREPVGVCAQITPWNYPLMMAVWKIAPAVAAGNTAVLKPADTTPSSTALLARVAAEHLPPGVVNVVCGDRDTGRALTAHPDVALVAVTGSVRAGREIAAAAAADLKRVHLELGGNAPVLVHDDVDVQATAAALAAVAYYNAGQDCTAPTRLLVHHRVHDAFLAAFAAEAGKLRTGAPDEADADFGPLNNAAQLASVRSLLDRLPRRAEIVTGGARLPRPGFFHEPTVVAGVSQDDEIVQEEIFGPVVTVQSFADEAEALYLANDVRHGLAASVWTTDHDRAMRATRALHTGIVWVNTHGTTVSEMPHGGVKHSGYGSDLSMAGLLDYTQVKHVML; encoded by the coding sequence GTGGCTGACCCCGTGCTCAACCACCTGGCGGGCGTGGACCGGCCCGCCGCCTCGGGCGAGACGATGGAGCTGGTCGACCCCGCCACCGGCCGGGTGCGCGGTCACGCCCCGCTCTCCGGCCGGGCCGACACGGACGCCGCCTGCGCGGCCGCCGCTGCCGCGTACGCCCACTGGTCCACGACGACACCGGCCGTACGCCAGCGCGCCCTGCTCGGCATCGCCGACGCCGTCGAGGAGCACGCCGAGGCCTTCGTGGCCGCCGAGACCGGTGACACCGGCAAGCCGCCCCGCCAGTTCAGGGCCGAGGAGCTGCCCGCGATCGTCGACACCCTCCGCTTCTTCGCCGGAGCCGCGCGGAACCTGCCCGGCCTCGCCGCGGCCGAGTACACCGAAGGCCGCACCTCCGTACTGCGGCGCGAACCGGTCGGGGTCTGCGCCCAGATCACCCCGTGGAACTACCCGCTGATGATGGCGGTGTGGAAGATCGCCCCGGCCGTCGCCGCCGGGAACACGGCCGTGCTCAAGCCCGCGGACACCACCCCCTCGTCCACCGCGCTGCTGGCCCGCGTCGCGGCCGAGCACCTGCCGCCGGGCGTGGTCAACGTGGTCTGCGGCGACCGGGACACCGGCCGCGCGCTCACCGCCCACCCCGACGTCGCGCTCGTCGCGGTCACCGGCAGCGTGCGCGCCGGCCGGGAGATCGCCGCCGCCGCGGCCGCCGACCTCAAACGGGTCCACCTGGAACTCGGCGGCAACGCCCCGGTGCTCGTCCACGACGACGTGGACGTGCAGGCGACCGCCGCGGCCCTCGCCGCGGTCGCCTACTACAACGCGGGCCAGGACTGCACCGCGCCCACCCGGCTGCTGGTCCACCACCGGGTGCACGACGCGTTCCTCGCGGCCTTCGCGGCCGAGGCGGGCAAACTGCGCACCGGCGCCCCGGACGAGGCGGACGCCGACTTCGGCCCGCTGAACAACGCGGCCCAGCTGGCCTCGGTACGGTCCCTGCTCGACCGGCTGCCCCGGCGCGCCGAGATCGTCACCGGCGGCGCACGGCTCCCGCGGCCCGGCTTCTTCCACGAGCCGACCGTCGTGGCGGGCGTGAGCCAGGACGACGAGATCGTGCAGGAGGAGATCTTCGGACCCGTCGTGACCGTGCAGTCCTTCGCCGACGAGGCGGAGGCCCTGTACCTGGCCAACGACGTCCGCCACGGGCTCGCGGCCAGCGTGTGGACGACGGACCACGACCGTGCGATGCGCGCGACCCGGGCCCTGCACACCGGGATCGTCTGGGTGAACACCCACGGCACCACCGTCTCCGAGATGCCCCACGGCGGGGTCAAGCACTCGGGCTACGGCAGTGACCTGTCGATGGCGGGCCTCCTGGACTACACGCAGGTCAAGCACGTCATGCTGTGA
- a CDS encoding flavin monoamine oxidase family protein — protein MNHDVIVLGAGLAGLAAARDLAAGGADVLVVEARDRVGGRVEQTELPDGRLVQLGGEVVGRAHTAYLTLVAELGLTLVPSYVAEPGALTRATPEGVGEGDPPHWFGPGDDACHQKVTAAFCALARSVDPGDPWSHPDATDLDRSSVGDWLRAHGATPAVVRLWEIGQLALADGSYERTSLLAALRKHAAVPGPDAYDYEAWEGLRVAEGSATVALRMAAALGGRIRTGAPVEAVTVRRPGHCSVRLAGGETLTAGALVSALPVGPLRQVSVTGVSDGRLASLHRQRQALAAKFVAAYDRPFWRDLGRNGLSECEGVLGSTWPQNEGILSALVPPERLGVLLGAPAPLRTRELLADIARLYGDEAYRPLATYVRTWGTDPWTQGYVTQWTPGDVMAVGPLHGTHEPPFYVCGSDQWVAGYMEGAVRTGRDAAEEALRRG, from the coding sequence ATGAACCACGACGTCATCGTGCTCGGCGCCGGCCTGGCCGGTCTCGCCGCGGCACGCGACCTCGCCGCCGGCGGAGCCGACGTCCTCGTCGTCGAGGCCCGGGACCGGGTCGGCGGACGCGTCGAACAGACCGAACTCCCCGACGGCCGGCTGGTCCAGCTCGGCGGAGAGGTCGTCGGCCGCGCCCACACCGCCTACCTGACCCTCGTCGCGGAACTCGGCCTCACCCTGGTCCCCAGCTACGTCGCCGAGCCCGGCGCCCTGACCCGCGCCACGCCCGAAGGGGTCGGGGAGGGCGATCCGCCCCACTGGTTCGGCCCCGGCGACGACGCCTGCCACCAGAAGGTCACCGCCGCCTTCTGCGCACTCGCCCGGTCCGTCGACCCGGGAGACCCCTGGTCCCACCCCGACGCCACGGACCTCGACCGTTCCTCCGTCGGGGACTGGCTGCGCGCCCATGGCGCCACCCCGGCCGTCGTCCGCCTCTGGGAGATCGGCCAACTCGCCCTCGCCGACGGTTCGTACGAGCGTACGTCCCTGCTCGCCGCCCTGCGCAAGCACGCCGCCGTCCCCGGCCCCGACGCCTACGACTACGAGGCCTGGGAGGGCCTGCGGGTCGCCGAGGGCTCCGCCACGGTCGCCCTGCGCATGGCCGCCGCCCTCGGCGGACGCATCCGTACCGGAGCGCCCGTCGAAGCCGTCACGGTCCGCCGGCCCGGACACTGCTCCGTACGGCTGGCCGGCGGCGAGACCCTCACCGCCGGCGCCCTCGTCAGCGCCCTGCCCGTCGGCCCGCTCCGCCAGGTCAGCGTCACCGGCGTGTCCGACGGAAGACTCGCCTCCCTGCACCGCCAGCGCCAGGCCCTCGCCGCCAAGTTCGTCGCCGCCTACGACCGGCCCTTCTGGCGCGACCTCGGTCGCAACGGCCTCTCCGAATGCGAAGGGGTCCTCGGCAGCACCTGGCCACAGAACGAGGGCATCCTCTCCGCCCTCGTACCGCCCGAGAGGCTCGGCGTCCTGCTCGGCGCACCCGCCCCGCTGCGCACGCGCGAACTCCTCGCCGACATCGCCCGCCTCTACGGCGACGAGGCGTACCGGCCGCTCGCCACGTACGTCCGGACGTGGGGCACCGACCCGTGGACCCAGGGGTACGTCACCCAGTGGACCCCCGGCGACGTCATGGCCGTCGGCCCCCTCCACGGCACCCACGAACCACCCTTCTACGTCTGCGGATCGGACCAGTGGGTGGCCGGCTACATGGAAGGCGCCGTACGCACCGGACGCGACGCCGCCGAGGAGGCGCTGCGCCGTGGCTGA
- a CDS encoding ABC transporter ATP-binding protein: MTPTPIHPTPAVRLDHVSKQYPAAGDAYAVRDVALDIAAGEFFSLLGPSGCGKTSLLRMIGGFSDPTTGSVLLDGQDVTGLPPNKRDVNTVFQSYALFDHLSLADNVAFGLKRKGVGRAEIRERVSDMLDLVQLGHLAGRKPPTLSGGQKQRVALARALVNRPQVLLLDEPLAALDLKLRRRMQVELKQIQREVGITFVFVTHDQDEALTMSDRLAVMNEGRVEQCGTPEDVYERPTSSFTASFMGTSNLVPGTYRSGRVVLDDGPELPVGPRPSVPEGSRVNLSIRPEKIWLSDLEPDMARAAGVVRETVYCGPTTTYLIELAPGVTVSVLEQNTVRSRMEDRWSGGERVEIGWKPEHCLVLD; this comes from the coding sequence ATGACCCCGACGCCCATCCACCCGACCCCCGCCGTCCGGCTCGACCACGTCAGCAAGCAGTACCCCGCCGCGGGTGACGCCTACGCCGTACGCGACGTCGCACTCGACATCGCGGCAGGCGAGTTCTTCTCCCTCCTCGGCCCCTCCGGCTGCGGCAAGACCAGCCTCCTGCGCATGATCGGCGGGTTCTCCGACCCCACCACGGGCAGCGTCCTCCTCGACGGCCAGGATGTCACCGGCCTGCCGCCCAACAAGCGCGACGTCAACACCGTCTTCCAGAGCTACGCCCTCTTCGACCACCTCTCGCTCGCCGACAACGTGGCCTTCGGCCTCAAGCGCAAGGGCGTCGGCCGCGCCGAGATCCGCGAACGGGTCTCCGACATGCTCGACCTCGTCCAGCTCGGCCACCTGGCGGGCCGCAAGCCGCCCACCCTCTCCGGTGGCCAGAAACAGCGCGTCGCCCTCGCCCGCGCCCTCGTCAACCGGCCGCAAGTCCTGCTCCTCGACGAACCGCTGGCCGCACTCGACCTCAAACTGCGCCGCCGCATGCAGGTCGAGCTCAAGCAGATCCAGCGCGAGGTCGGCATCACCTTCGTCTTCGTCACCCACGACCAGGACGAGGCACTGACCATGTCGGACCGCCTCGCCGTCATGAACGAGGGCCGCGTCGAGCAGTGCGGAACACCCGAGGACGTGTACGAGCGCCCCACGAGCAGCTTCACCGCCTCCTTCATGGGCACCTCCAACCTCGTCCCCGGCACCTACCGCTCCGGCCGGGTCGTCCTCGACGACGGCCCCGAACTGCCCGTCGGCCCGAGGCCGTCCGTCCCCGAGGGCAGCAGGGTCAACCTGTCGATCCGCCCCGAGAAGATCTGGCTGTCCGACCTGGAGCCGGACATGGCCCGCGCCGCCGGGGTCGTCCGCGAGACCGTCTATTGCGGCCCGACGACGACCTACCTCATCGAACTGGCCCCCGGCGTCACGGTGTCCGTGCTGGAGCAGAACACCGTCCGCTCGCGCATGGAGGACCGCTGGAGCGGCGGCGAGCGCGTCGAGATCGGCTGGAAGCCCGAACACTGCCTCGTCCTGGACTGA